From a region of the Kwoniella mangroviensis CBS 8507 chromosome 1 map unlocalized Ctg01, whole genome shotgun sequence genome:
- a CDS encoding tRNA N6-adenosine threonylcarbamoyltransferase — protein sequence MTTAQASSISTSITIKKKVSPLTRPSRRLLCLGIEGSANKLGCGVISHSPSPANATTKVTVLSNVRHTYITPPGEGFLPSDTARHHRDWIVRVIEGAVRKAGVRWSELDCIAFTKGPGMGTPLQVGALVARTLSLLHGIPLIGVNHCVGHIEMGRQITSSHNPIVLYVSGGNTQVIAYSQQRYRIFGETLDIAIGNCLDRFARVIGLRNDPSPGYNIEVEAKKGKKLVSLPYGTKGMDVSLAGILHSVESYTKDKKYISWDQPTTEDVITAYDLCYSLQETAFAMLVEITERAMAHVGARDVLIVGGVGCNLRLQEMMGIMASERNGRVFATDQSFCIDNGIMIAQAGLLAYRMGQITPLEKTGVTQRYRTDAVHVSWRA from the exons ATGACAACAGCCCAAGCATCAAGCATCAGCACCAGCATCACGATTAAGAAAAAGGTCTCTCCGCTCACTCGACCAT CCCGTCGATTATTATGTCTCGGAATAGAAGGATCCGCCAACAAACTAGGCTGCGGTGTGATATCTCATTCCCCTTCACCTGCGAACGCTACGACGAAAGTAACAGTCTTATCGAATGTGCGACATACATACATTACTCCACCGGGAGAAGGTTTTTTACCGAGTGACACGGCAAGACATCATCGTGATTGGATAGTAAGGGTGATTGAAGGAGCTGTTAGGAAAGCTGGTGTGAGGTGGTCAGAGTTGGACTGTATTGCTTTCactaaag GTCCAGGTATGGGTACACCTTTACAGGTCGGAGCATTAGTAGCGAGAACTCTATCGTTATTGCATGGTATACCATTAATAGGGGTGAATCATTGTGTGGGAC ATATCGAAATGGGACGTCAAATAACTTCTTCACACAACCCTATCGTCCTCTATGTTTCGGGTGGTAATACTCAAGTGATTGCATATTCACAACAGCGCTATAGGATATTCGGCGAGACGTTAGACATAGCCATTGGGAATTGTCTAGATAGGTTTGCGAGGGTGATCGGATTAAGGAATGATCCCAGTCCAGGATACAACATTGAAGTTGAAGCTAAGAA AGGGAAGAAACTCGTGTCCCTTCCATACGGCACGAAAGGAATGGACGTCTCTTTAGCAGGGATCCTTCATTCCGTCGAATCATACacgaaagataagaagtaTATCTCATGGGATCAACCCACCACGGAAGATGTGATAACGGCGTACGACCTGTGCTACTCATTGCAGGAAACTGCATTTGCAATGTTAGTGGAGATCACTGAGAGGGCGATGGCGCATGTGGGGGCGAGGGATGTATTGATTGTTGGTGGTGTAGGAT GTAATCTACGTCttcaggagatgatgggaataaTGGCTTCAGAGAGGAATGGAAGGGTTTTCGCAACTGATCAGAG CTTCTGTATAGATAATGGTATCATGATAGCTCAAGCAGGTTTGTTAGCATACAGGATGGGTCAGATAACCCCTCTAGAGAAAACAGGCGTGACACAGAG GTATAGAACAGACGCAGTGCACGTTTCTTGGAGAGCCTAA